GTAGCCTTTCTGCCACGGCATGAATCAGCATTTACTCTCTTTCTCCAAATGGCAATTTCACCCTTCTCGGACATCTTCTCCCAGCAAAGAAGCTTAGCAATCTCTTCTATCTTTATTTGCTCCTCCTGAAGTTCCTCCTTGGGACGTTGCCATGCTTTGTAGTTATTCCTCCAATTGATTGGAGGACCCGAAAGAACCCAGTAACCACCAGGTCTAAGAACTCGGTCAACTTCCATCAGATACATTCCATCtacaaagagaaaaataaaagacacaaTTTCAAGGACTGCTGCCATCACAACTTTGGTACAATGTGGAGATCCTATATTGGGCAGGATACAGGAGGCAAAGGAAGACAAAATGGCAAAACTGCAAGTCCTTTCTTATAAAATCTTAATGCTTCAAGCACAAATTAACAGTTACAACATATAATTCTCACCATTTGACCCCCATTGGATTAAGCAACGAGAACAGTGAGCCATGTCAAAGGCCCTAGATGGATATGGTAGCTTTACAGTACCCAGGACACCTATAACAGCAGGTACACCCCTTTCAAGAGCAAATTGAACCTGTGCTTCATGTGAGTCTCTTGGTGCAAATGACATGGCAAGAACATTTCTACTCATAAGGTATGCCCCCCAACTGGCAACCTGAGCAAAACATCCTATTGTTAGAATCTTAAAATCACAGATAAACAAATAAGTTGATCAGCCTCCCAGAAAACAGATAAAGGGATTGAACAGGTAACAAAATAAGTGAGAATTTTGAGAACTTAACATACCCCACAACCAGTATCAAGTGCAGTTCTAACCATCCCATTTTTAATCGGTATTACTGAAGCAAGCTGATCAATATATTTATCAGCACCTTGAGGAAACTGTGTTCCTCCACCAGGGAACCTGAATACATTTCCCTCGTATTGAATCCAGTTCTGAATAGCCTTCTCAACTGTCAAGCTCTTATATGGTGCATTTGCATAGGGTACATAGTCACGACTCTTTGGCCAGGGGAACGGAGTAACATATCCCTTGGGTGCTGGGATTAGGCAATGTAACTTCTCTCCCTCAGGAGGACAATGTCTCTCTCGATAAATCATATTTTCCCTTGGGAAAGTCATCGCACGCTTCTGATCTTGGCAGGGTGTGTAATCAGTGTAACGAGGATTACATGGTTTAaaagatttgggttttgattcAGATTCATCAACTGCCACAACTTCACCACCATGATGcgattcaaaatttaaattcgAGACTATATTGCACTCTGCCTCACCTTTAGTGATTTGCATAGCAATACTATCTCCCTTCCCAAAACCGCTTCTCTGCCATGCACCCAGTATATAGAAAAAACAGCACAAACCAACTACAATAAAAATCTGTATAGAGCTCCTAGTCCTACCATCGGctgaatttgtttttgttgccaTCATGCACCTGGAAAAAGTGCCCACATTCTTTTTAGTACCATGGAAAAAACCAGACACATGCACACAAGCATGGAAGTAAATATGTGTATCGGTGTGTGTCTTCCAcagttaaatttaaaaaaatatatatatatacacacacacacacatatatatacactaatacacacacatatggccttttactttttagaagtttactataaaaaattaaagaaatgacaaaaaccCATATCAGGGAAACACAAAATCAGCATTAGGTGTCTTCCATCCAACACTAATTACAAACCAAAGCACTACAGAAAACCATGAAACCAGAACTAGTGAGTTCAGCACCAATGtataaaaaagtataaataaacTGTCAATTTAATGAGTCAATTGTCACTTTAAAGTGCAATAAACCTTAAAACCACTCAAAATCACAGGGAATTACATACACCATGTCCCACAATTCCTAAAtatcaaggtaaagcaagtattCCAGAATCACATACATGTATGAATTAAAAATCTAGCTTTAGATCTACTTCAACCCAAAAATGGAAAACCCTTTTTGCTCCAGAGTCAagcaatgaaaaacaaaaatccatactttaaataataaaaaaacatttgggTGCTAAGAGAAAATTTTCCAACTTTTCAGTCTTCAAACTCTTTTCACCAATTGAGATCCCCCAATAAACAAAGCAAAACCCTCCATCCACACAGCTGAATTCAACTACTAGAGTTCAGTTCACTCACCACCCAAAGCAGCCAAAAGATTAACTAGTTAAAAAGAAAGACTTTATCATTCTAGTAAGCAATAGATCCAAGtctaattatcaaaaaaaagaaaaaagagagagatctCTTACAAATGGCATGAAGAGGAACAAGCAGAAGTGGAAGATCTCACAGGCCAATCACAGAGTGTTAAAATATAGTTTGTGGGGTTCTGTTTTTCTCAGAAAAACAGTGATGGAAGCTAAAAGTAATGAGATAGAAGTGGAAATGGGGGGATCCAATGAGAGTGGAACGTGTTGTCTGGTAATAAATCTCTTCTGGGAAAACCTTGAAAAAGCTTTTTCAATCAAAGTAGTTTTGTTTTCCCAGAAAGGAATTTCTGGTATGTGTGTTGGAGTTGGATTGGATTTTGGAGTCTCCCCGAGAATTAATgtgtcttttgcttttgtttcacAGTGTGATCATGTTGTGGACTGGTGATAAATAATGTAGTGAGGAAAGAACACGTCTTTGTGACCCCTTTTTTTCTCACTCAATCTGTGtgtactgttttttttttttttttttgttagtacaATTATTATTGCAataaggatttaaaaaaaaaaagtgaataataataataataataatctctaTGGTTCAACGACCTCTGGAAAtttttgaagttaaaaaaattctatgggTATAGGTTGTTTATAACATGCTCAAAGTGCTTTCGTTCCGGGTAGGCAAATCACGGATAATGTTCTTGTTGCATTTGAGGTTATGCATTGCATTAATCAAAGGAGGAAGGGGAAGGAAGGGTTGATGGCAATTAAGCTCGATATGAGCAAGGCTTACGATCGGGTTGAATGGGGGTATCTAGAGGCGATAATGCGAAGAATGGGGTTTAGGGAACGTTGGATATCCCTAATGATGATGTGCGTGACTACGGTTTCTTTCTCGGTTTTAATTAATGGGGAGCCAAGGGGAAGGATTGTCCCTACTAGAGGTCTTAGGCAAGGAGATCCTATCTCTCCTTACCTTTTTCTTCTATGTGCGGAGGGCCTCTCGGCTATGTTGCGAAGAAATGAGATTGGGGAGGCCGTGAGTGGGGTACAAATTTGTAGAAGGGCGCCAAGGATCTCTCATTTGCTTTTTGCGGATGATTGTATAGTCTTTGGTAAGGCGTCGATGGAAGAGGGGTTAAAAGTCACTAAAATCCTTGAAGATTATGAAAGAGAGTCCgggcaaaaactaaataaggagAAGACTTCTCTCTTCTTCAGTAAAAATACGGCGGTGGAGGTTAAAGAAGGGGTAAAGGAGCTGTTTGGGGCTGAGATTATCCACCAACACGAAAGATACTTGGGGCTGCCTCCATTGGTTGGTAGGGGTAAGAGGAAAGCCTTCAATCGTATAAAGGATCAAGTGGGGCGGAAAATAGCAAGCTGGAAAGGAAGGCTTCTGTCCACTGCAGGCCGGGAAATCTTGATAAAGGCAGTGGCGCAAGCTACCCCGACGTATACGATGAATTGTTTTCTGCTTCCCGACTCCCTGTGCAGCGAGCTAAATTCCCTGGTGCGTAATTTCTGGTGGGGCCAAagggataaagaaaaaaagcttgCTTGGAtcgcttgggggaaattatgcAAACCAAAAGCTGAGGGGGGGATGGGTTTCAAAGATTTGAAGGCCTTTAATCTGGCTTTGTTGGCGAAACAAGGGTGGCGGCTCTCCCAAAACCCGTGTTCCCTTGCTTATAGAGTCCTAAAGGCTAGGTACTTCCCAAGTAGCAATTTTATGGAGGCACAATTGGGAAACTTGCCGTC
This genomic stretch from Quercus lobata isolate SW786 chromosome 3, ValleyOak3.0 Primary Assembly, whole genome shotgun sequence harbors:
- the LOC115982754 gene encoding probable methyltransferase PMT2, producing MMATKTNSADGRTRSSIQIFIVVGLCCFFYILGAWQRSGFGKGDSIAMQITKGEAECNIVSNLNFESHHGGEVVAVDESESKPKSFKPCNPRYTDYTPCQDQKRAMTFPRENMIYRERHCPPEGEKLHCLIPAPKGYVTPFPWPKSRDYVPYANAPYKSLTVEKAIQNWIQYEGNVFRFPGGGTQFPQGADKYIDQLASVIPIKNGMVRTALDTGCGVASWGAYLMSRNVLAMSFAPRDSHEAQVQFALERGVPAVIGVLGTVKLPYPSRAFDMAHCSRCLIQWGSNDGMYLMEVDRVLRPGGYWVLSGPPINWRNNYKAWQRPKEELQEEQIKIEEIAKLLCWEKMSEKGEIAIWRKRVNADSCRGRKATFCNSVEADDVWYKKMEACVTPYPDAGSSDEVAGGELKAFPERLYSVPPRVASGSIPGVSVETYQEDNSKWKKHVNAYKKVNKIIDSGRYRNIMDMNAGLGGFAAALESSKLWVMNVVPTIAEKNTLGVIYERGLIGIYHDWCEGFSTYPRTYDLIHAHGVFSLYKDKCDAEDILLEMDRILRPEGAVIFRDEVDVLIKVKKIVSGMRWDTKMVDHEDGPLVPEKILVAVKQYWVAGGNSTSTH